A single region of the Thioalkalivibrio nitratireducens DSM 14787 genome encodes:
- a CDS encoding PhoH family protein, which translates to MSQNRADFTLEPGDAETLSRLSGPLDAHLRLIEGRLGVHVHNRGPRFNVTGPEAAVRAAASLIQELHRMAQDEPVSLEQVHTALQAAHIADLPDQEPREPVLRLRRAVIRGRGPRQIQYLRAIAHADLNFGIGPAGTGKTYLAVAAAVAALEQDRVRRLVLVRPAVEAGERLGFLPGDLAQKIDPYLRPMYDALYELLGFDQVARLMERQVIEVAPLAYMRGRTLNESFIILDEAQNTTVEQMKMFLTRIGFGSSAVVNGDVTQVDLPRGQLSGLRHAAKILDGVEGVSITRFKAEDVVRHPLVQRIVEAYEAQGETRGTQRDA; encoded by the coding sequence ATGTCGCAGAATCGCGCTGATTTTACCCTCGAACCGGGGGACGCCGAGACGCTGTCGCGCCTGTCCGGCCCGTTGGACGCCCATCTGCGGCTGATCGAGGGGCGCTTGGGCGTGCATGTGCACAACCGCGGACCCCGATTCAACGTCACTGGGCCCGAGGCCGCGGTGCGCGCGGCCGCCTCGCTGATCCAGGAACTGCACCGCATGGCCCAGGACGAACCGGTATCGCTGGAGCAGGTGCACACGGCGCTGCAGGCGGCCCATATCGCGGACCTGCCCGACCAGGAGCCCCGGGAACCGGTGTTGCGTCTGCGCCGGGCGGTAATCCGGGGCCGAGGTCCCCGGCAGATCCAGTACCTGCGGGCGATCGCGCATGCCGATCTGAATTTCGGGATCGGCCCGGCCGGCACCGGCAAGACCTATCTCGCGGTGGCCGCGGCGGTGGCGGCGCTGGAACAGGACCGGGTGCGCCGGCTGGTGCTGGTGCGCCCCGCGGTCGAAGCGGGCGAGCGCCTCGGTTTTCTCCCCGGCGACCTGGCGCAGAAGATCGACCCCTACCTGCGCCCGATGTACGACGCCCTGTACGAGTTGCTCGGTTTCGACCAGGTCGCCCGCCTGATGGAGCGGCAGGTCATCGAGGTTGCGCCGCTGGCGTACATGCGCGGGCGCACGCTGAATGAGTCGTTCATCATCCTCGACGAGGCGCAGAACACCACGGTCGAGCAGATGAAGATGTTCCTGACCCGCATCGGCTTCGGTTCGAGCGCGGTGGTGAACGGCGACGTGACCCAGGTCGACCTTCCGCGGGGGCAGCTGTCCGGACTACGGCATGCGGCGAAAATCCTCGACGGGGTCGAGGGTGTGAGCATCACCCGCTTCAAGGCCGAGGACGTGGTGCGCCACCCGCTGGTGCAGCGCATCGTCGAGGCCTACGAGGCGCAGGGCGAAACCCGGGGTACGCAACGCGATGCTTGA
- a CDS encoding ABC transporter permease: protein MPQPAAHPRPLRLVPSLAAANLRHEWILTLCLVIALAAVIAPLLVLLGLKHGTIETLRERLVEDPVFRELRPAQTREYSPQWFADAGRWPGVGFLTPTVLPLSSVLQVPHPERERERALYDLVPTAPGDPLLLENDAPVPQAGEVVLTAEAAHRLGVSAGAEITGRVTRARGGRGEAAEAALTVAAVLPPRAGSLARIYAPLSFVLDVEAYKEGYGAPARGWPGDSPDPFLSFDGVVLLLPESLPPIERTGLIINTGFARIGELDTAGLAQRLGWSPPGEWQGYDLFTPGGTVTLSGIRAVEQKLRGRDRVLLPYVQDVRLTAGTTELHPVGVSLDRADADRLGLPALPWGRFTGRVAADGHLTTALADLDRDARVEVAAEGVAPLAFPLRIVGASPLERPLVPAELLGVLRTAQQRALEYDPDQERFLMQRGGYRGFRMYAQGIDDVPGLYRRLTDQGIEVIAEVDAIQRIQVLDAGLGRLFWLIALLGVSGGVAVLVASLYAAVERRRRDLGVLRLVGLARRHVFFFPVAQGVIIAGLGLAAGMASYLGLAVAINRAFAVDLAPGEKFCTLPPVYLLAAVAATLLLAVLSSLAAAWRATRIDPAEVIREQ, encoded by the coding sequence ATGCCACAGCCCGCCGCGCATCCGCGTCCCCTGCGCCTGGTCCCGTCGCTCGCCGCGGCGAACCTGCGGCACGAGTGGATCCTGACCTTGTGCCTGGTGATCGCGCTCGCCGCGGTGATCGCGCCGCTGCTGGTGTTGCTCGGGCTGAAGCACGGCACCATCGAAACGCTGCGCGAGCGCTTGGTCGAGGATCCCGTGTTCCGGGAGCTGCGCCCGGCGCAGACCCGGGAGTATTCCCCGCAGTGGTTCGCCGACGCCGGCCGCTGGCCCGGCGTCGGATTCCTGACGCCGACCGTGTTGCCGCTGTCGTCGGTGCTGCAGGTGCCACACCCGGAGCGCGAACGCGAGCGCGCACTGTACGACCTGGTACCCACTGCCCCCGGCGATCCGCTGCTGCTCGAGAACGATGCGCCCGTTCCGCAGGCCGGCGAGGTGGTACTGACCGCGGAGGCCGCACACCGGCTTGGCGTGTCCGCAGGCGCGGAGATCACCGGCCGGGTCACCCGTGCACGCGGCGGCCGCGGCGAAGCGGCGGAGGCTGCGCTCACGGTGGCCGCGGTGCTGCCCCCGCGGGCCGGTTCGCTGGCGCGGATCTATGCGCCGCTGTCGTTCGTGCTGGACGTGGAAGCCTACAAGGAAGGTTACGGGGCGCCGGCGCGCGGCTGGCCCGGCGACAGCCCCGATCCGTTTTTGAGTTTCGACGGCGTGGTGCTGTTGCTGCCGGAGTCGCTGCCGCCGATCGAACGTACCGGACTGATCATCAACACCGGCTTCGCGCGTATCGGCGAACTCGACACGGCCGGGCTGGCGCAGCGCCTGGGCTGGTCTCCGCCCGGGGAGTGGCAGGGGTACGACCTGTTCACTCCGGGGGGCACGGTGACCCTGTCCGGCATACGGGCGGTGGAACAGAAGCTGCGTGGCCGCGACCGCGTGCTGCTGCCGTATGTGCAGGATGTTCGGCTGACAGCCGGCACCACCGAGCTGCACCCGGTCGGGGTGTCGCTGGATCGGGCCGACGCCGACCGGCTCGGCCTGCCGGCACTGCCGTGGGGCCGTTTCACCGGGCGCGTCGCCGCGGACGGGCATCTGACGACGGCGCTCGCGGATCTCGATCGCGACGCTCGGGTGGAGGTGGCCGCGGAGGGGGTCGCACCGCTGGCATTCCCGCTGCGGATCGTCGGTGCCAGCCCGCTGGAACGGCCGCTGGTGCCGGCGGAGCTGCTCGGCGTGCTGCGCACCGCGCAGCAGCGGGCGCTCGAGTACGATCCGGACCAGGAGCGTTTCTTGATGCAGCGCGGCGGCTATCGCGGGTTCCGGATGTACGCGCAGGGCATCGACGACGTTCCCGGGCTGTATCGCCGGCTGACCGACCAGGGCATCGAGGTGATTGCCGAGGTCGACGCGATCCAGCGCATCCAGGTGCTCGATGCGGGTCTTGGCCGGCTGTTCTGGCTGATTGCGCTGCTCGGGGTCAGTGGCGGCGTCGCGGTGCTGGTCGCAAGCCTGTATGCGGCGGTAGAGCGCCGCCGCCGCGATCTCGGGGTGCTGCGTCTGGTCGGACTCGCGCGCCGCCACGTGTTCTTTTTCCCGGTAGCGCAGGGCGTGATCATCGCGGGGCTGGGTCTGGCGGCGGGCATGGCCAGCTATCTGGGACTCGCGGTGGCAATCAACCGCGCGTTTGCGGTCGATCTCGCCCCCGGCGAGAAGTTCTGTACGCTGCCGCCGGTGTACCTGCTGGCAGCGGTGGCCGCGACCCTGCTCCTCGCCGTATTGTCGTCGCTGGCCGCCGCCTGGCGGGCCACTCGAATCGATCCCGCGGAGGTCATCCGTGAACAGTAG
- a CDS encoding formylglycine-generating enzyme family protein, with product MNSSVAPIHAASAGGAGQPRGVAIPAAGILRDLRRVVPGGTCRWWFPIVALLVGLGWPVTPLHAEPPPATVYNPKPAAGDLVLPMPEGAEMVFRRARVPGSGFWGDPERVIQLGDASGGIFEGLQRTQISGSFPAADGEGWEIVLAKYELTKGQYLAVMGLDALLETSGDPEDRNLAGLRGRALRDALMRPLTFVSHQDIEVFIRRYNHWLFDPEHPERLEPLPTVDGVPGFLRLPTEEEWEFVARGGLPALEAGTFDDRLPFPARELNERAWHLGNARHQLRPVGLRAANRLGFHDLHGNAQEMTAGLFRPEIWQGKPGGVAVRGGSVSTPAADMRTALRAELDAYAWDPDRQRVQERRSFNTGARLAIGANVVVSSSQRAEIEREYEDYRADIRRTMPVGRTLDNLVAQASVQLGTVEPILARLMDQNADLREPLTAVQEYMDRARERLELAQRESARSLAQDAARNGVNLSVYLSRLERLERTRDSARQLLEISSRYQEQVAAVESSMRDLETAVGEQLQGYRDRVARLGDYETVYIEQALETLRAAEPPPRERAVLELLGQHLEEYAEQRRAEPERWREAFRERFAGFEG from the coding sequence GTGAACAGTAGTGTCGCACCGATCCACGCCGCAAGCGCCGGAGGGGCCGGGCAGCCGCGCGGTGTCGCCATACCCGCAGCCGGCATCCTGCGCGACCTGCGGCGGGTCGTTCCGGGCGGGACCTGCCGGTGGTGGTTTCCGATCGTCGCGTTGCTGGTCGGCCTCGGCTGGCCGGTCACGCCGCTGCACGCCGAGCCGCCGCCGGCGACGGTGTACAACCCGAAGCCCGCTGCCGGGGATCTGGTGCTTCCGATGCCGGAGGGCGCCGAAATGGTCTTCCGCCGTGCGCGCGTGCCGGGGAGCGGCTTCTGGGGAGACCCGGAACGCGTGATCCAGCTCGGGGACGCGTCCGGCGGGATTTTCGAGGGGCTGCAGCGCACCCAGATCAGCGGTTCGTTCCCGGCGGCCGACGGCGAGGGCTGGGAGATCGTGCTCGCGAAGTACGAGCTGACCAAGGGACAGTATCTCGCGGTGATGGGGCTGGATGCGTTGCTGGAAACGTCCGGGGATCCGGAGGACCGCAATCTGGCCGGACTCCGGGGCCGCGCGCTGCGCGATGCGCTGATGCGGCCGCTGACTTTCGTCAGCCACCAGGACATCGAGGTCTTCATTCGCCGCTACAACCACTGGCTGTTCGACCCGGAACACCCGGAGCGGCTGGAGCCGTTGCCAACGGTGGACGGGGTGCCCGGTTTCCTGCGCCTGCCCACCGAAGAGGAATGGGAATTCGTCGCGCGCGGCGGACTGCCTGCGCTGGAGGCGGGCACGTTCGACGACCGGCTGCCGTTTCCCGCGCGGGAGCTGAACGAGCGCGCCTGGCACCTGGGCAACGCCCGGCACCAGCTGCGCCCGGTGGGTCTGCGCGCAGCCAACCGGCTGGGGTTCCACGACCTGCACGGCAACGCCCAGGAAATGACCGCAGGGCTTTTTCGGCCCGAGATCTGGCAGGGCAAGCCGGGCGGGGTCGCGGTGCGCGGCGGTAGCGTCTCGACCCCGGCGGCGGACATGCGCACAGCGCTTCGGGCCGAACTCGATGCCTACGCCTGGGATCCCGACCGCCAGCGGGTCCAGGAGCGGCGCTCGTTCAATACCGGCGCTCGGCTCGCGATCGGCGCGAACGTGGTGGTGTCGTCGAGCCAGCGCGCCGAGATCGAGCGCGAGTACGAGGACTACCGGGCCGACATCCGGCGCACGATGCCGGTCGGCCGCACGCTCGACAACCTGGTCGCGCAGGCCAGCGTCCAGCTGGGCACCGTGGAGCCGATCCTGGCGCGGCTGATGGATCAGAATGCCGATCTGCGCGAGCCGCTGACCGCGGTTCAGGAATACATGGACCGCGCCCGGGAGCGGCTCGAGCTCGCGCAACGGGAGAGCGCGCGCAGCCTCGCGCAGGACGCCGCCCGCAATGGCGTGAACCTCAGCGTCTATCTGTCACGTCTGGAGCGCCTCGAGCGCACGCGCGACAGCGCCCGGCAGCTGCTGGAGATCTCGAGCCGCTACCAGGAGCAGGTGGCCGCGGTCGAGTCTTCTATGCGCGATCTGGAGACCGCGGTCGGGGAACAGCTGCAGGGGTATCGCGACCGGGTGGCGCGGCTCGGAGACTACGAAACCGTCTACATCGAGCAGGCGCTGGAGACCTTGCGCGCGGCCGAACCGCCGCCGCGCGAGCGCGCGGTGCTCGAATTGCTCGGCCAGCATCTCGAGGAGTACGCCGAGCAGCGCCGGGCAGAGCCCGAACGGTGGCGCGAAGCGTTCCGGGAACGCTTCGCTGGATTCGAGGGTTGA
- a CDS encoding vWA domain-containing protein, which yields MNRWIGLGLAAALAALPMVASGQSLLDQLEGTAGHAPPSPGLSALEGTHGHEPAAPEEPILCAEGQVCIEEATQLPLRVLPRPFSHVYADRNADPAGIRIANVPSFHPLYVFERQDLDLSDAADPAGWYRVGRTRAEADGWMQARDVLEWRQALLVSYTHPGGPIEGRNPVLMFRDYRDLAGLVDDFDMAGRARALYRAIDDGDAPEQVVSMEPQRFVDITRQFYVLPILEWEQTQIDGDDARLLQIAAAVPGARGADTLDAAEYREQARVARVDGAAERRSDLQADIVFVIDTTRSMQPFIDMTRDAVASTAARFRRMTDDRVRFGLVTFRDSIEVIPQLEYDTRNWTPELVDSATLAERLEDEVRATEVGSLDYAEEVFAGVDTALQSQWRDGALRFMILIGDASSHPKGHPQNITGKDEIDLRRELDDAQVHLHAIHLLDPRATEDHPIAEPQFRHLARIRGSRDESAYDSVDAFDDRAFYGLIDSVANGLIERLATTAGEHEPVADEELPPLETLTTVDRLWEAALVEYLGRSANPPKDIVAWVLDRDLVHPVDRALDVRVLVTREQLSSLAQALDQVVQALMRAEVTQAQFFEALQSVSGQAMKRPEDLGQARDLAGTGLLPAFIQSLPYRSDILSLNDEMFASMTTEQRSQLEWSILAKLEQYRAINEQVDAWFRMNDADRDRDMVYPLHLDYLP from the coding sequence ATGAACAGGTGGATCGGACTCGGGTTGGCGGCAGCGCTGGCCGCACTGCCGATGGTCGCTTCGGGGCAGTCACTGCTGGATCAGCTGGAAGGCACCGCTGGCCATGCGCCGCCGTCTCCGGGATTGTCGGCGCTCGAGGGCACCCATGGCCATGAGCCTGCGGCGCCCGAGGAACCGATCCTGTGTGCGGAGGGTCAGGTCTGCATCGAGGAGGCGACGCAGTTGCCGTTGCGGGTGCTGCCCCGGCCGTTCTCGCATGTGTATGCAGACCGCAACGCCGATCCCGCCGGCATCCGCATCGCGAACGTCCCGTCGTTCCACCCGCTGTACGTGTTCGAACGGCAGGACCTGGACTTGAGCGATGCAGCCGATCCGGCCGGCTGGTATCGGGTCGGGCGCACGCGCGCCGAAGCCGATGGCTGGATGCAGGCGCGCGACGTGCTGGAGTGGCGGCAGGCGCTGCTGGTGTCCTACACCCACCCGGGCGGACCGATCGAGGGCCGCAACCCGGTGCTGATGTTCCGCGACTACCGGGATCTGGCCGGGCTGGTCGACGACTTCGACATGGCCGGGCGCGCTCGCGCGCTGTACCGCGCGATCGACGACGGCGACGCGCCGGAACAGGTCGTCAGCATGGAACCGCAGCGTTTCGTCGACATCACCCGGCAGTTCTACGTGCTGCCGATCCTGGAGTGGGAGCAGACCCAGATCGACGGCGATGACGCCCGCCTGCTGCAGATCGCGGCCGCGGTTCCCGGTGCCCGCGGTGCCGATACCCTCGATGCGGCCGAGTACCGCGAGCAGGCCCGGGTCGCGCGGGTCGACGGTGCCGCCGAGCGGCGCTCGGACCTGCAGGCCGACATCGTGTTCGTGATCGACACCACGCGCAGCATGCAGCCGTTCATCGACATGACCCGCGACGCGGTTGCGAGCACCGCTGCCCGGTTCCGGAGAATGACCGACGACCGGGTGCGTTTCGGCCTGGTGACCTTCCGCGATTCGATCGAAGTGATCCCGCAGCTCGAGTACGACACCCGGAACTGGACGCCCGAACTCGTCGACAGTGCGACGCTGGCCGAACGGCTCGAGGACGAAGTCCGCGCGACCGAGGTCGGCAGCCTGGATTATGCCGAGGAAGTCTTTGCCGGTGTCGACACGGCCCTGCAGTCGCAGTGGCGCGACGGCGCGCTGCGCTTCATGATCCTGATCGGCGACGCGAGCTCGCACCCGAAGGGACACCCGCAGAACATCACCGGAAAGGACGAGATCGACCTGCGCCGGGAGCTGGACGATGCTCAGGTCCACCTGCACGCAATCCACCTGCTCGACCCTCGCGCGACCGAGGATCACCCGATCGCCGAGCCCCAGTTCCGTCATCTCGCGCGTATCCGGGGCTCGCGCGACGAATCGGCCTACGACAGCGTCGATGCCTTCGACGACCGGGCCTTCTACGGGCTGATCGACAGCGTGGCGAACGGACTGATCGAAAGGCTGGCGACGACCGCCGGCGAACACGAGCCGGTGGCCGACGAGGAACTGCCGCCGCTGGAAACCCTGACGACGGTCGACCGGCTCTGGGAGGCGGCGCTGGTCGAGTACCTGGGGCGTTCCGCGAATCCCCCGAAGGATATCGTCGCCTGGGTGCTCGACCGCGATCTCGTCCATCCCGTCGACCGTGCGCTCGATGTCCGCGTGCTGGTGACCCGCGAGCAGCTGAGCAGCCTGGCGCAGGCGCTCGACCAGGTAGTCCAGGCGCTGATGCGCGCCGAAGTCACGCAGGCCCAGTTCTTCGAGGCCTTGCAGAGCGTGTCCGGGCAGGCGATGAAGCGCCCGGAAGATCTCGGCCAGGCCCGCGATCTGGCCGGCACCGGTCTGTTGCCGGCGTTCATTCAGAGTCTGCCGTATCGCAGCGACATTCTGTCGCTGAACGACGAGATGTTCGCGAGCATGACCACCGAGCAGCGTTCGCAGCTCGAATGGAGCATTCTGGCGAAGCTGGAACAGTACCGGGCGATCAACGAACAGGTCGACGCCTGGTTCCGGATGAACGATGCCGACCGCGATCGCGACATGGTCTACCCGCTGCATCTGGACTACCTCCCCTGA
- a CDS encoding HlyC/CorC family transporter: MSDSARSEGPPLRGLLDRLGALLSSEPRDRDQLLELLRAAHARELIDPEALAMLEGVLHVAEMQVRDIMVPRAQMDVVRRDATLGEILPDVVASAHSRLPVIADNRDEVAGILLAKDLLRFFAGAGEEAFDMQEILRPAVFVPESKRLNVLLKEFRLSRNHMAIVVDEYGGVAGLVTIEDVLEQIVGEIEDEHDVDDYLTQIMQHPGDRYTIKALTPIEEFNSYFQTAYSEEDFDTIGGLLLSRFGHVPRRGETVVVDGMEFRVLRADNRRLHLVEMRRVAASGAGDGSTT, translated from the coding sequence ATGTCCGACTCCGCGCGATCCGAGGGCCCACCGCTGCGCGGCTTGCTCGACCGCCTCGGCGCGTTACTTTCCAGCGAGCCGCGCGACCGCGACCAGCTGCTGGAACTCCTGCGGGCGGCGCATGCACGCGAGTTGATCGATCCGGAGGCCCTGGCAATGCTCGAGGGCGTCCTCCATGTGGCGGAAATGCAGGTGCGCGACATCATGGTGCCGCGCGCGCAGATGGACGTGGTGCGCCGCGATGCGACGCTTGGCGAGATCCTGCCGGACGTCGTCGCCTCCGCGCATTCGCGCCTTCCGGTGATCGCCGACAATCGCGATGAGGTCGCCGGCATCCTGCTGGCGAAGGACCTGCTGCGCTTTTTCGCCGGTGCCGGCGAGGAGGCCTTCGACATGCAGGAGATCCTGCGCCCGGCGGTATTCGTCCCCGAGAGCAAGCGACTCAACGTGCTGCTGAAGGAGTTCCGCCTGAGCCGGAACCACATGGCCATCGTCGTCGACGAGTACGGGGGGGTCGCGGGCCTGGTCACCATCGAGGACGTGCTCGAACAGATCGTCGGCGAGATCGAGGACGAGCACGATGTCGACGATTACCTGACGCAGATCATGCAGCATCCCGGCGATCGCTACACGATCAAGGCGCTGACCCCGATCGAGGAGTTCAACAGCTACTTTCAGACCGCCTACAGCGAGGAAGACTTCGACACCATCGGCGGCCTGCTGCTGTCCCGCTTCGGGCACGTCCCGCGCCGCGGCGAGACCGTGGTCGTCGATGGCATGGAGTTCCGCGTGCTGCGGGCCGACAACCGCCGGCTGCACCTGGTCGAGATGCGCCGCGTCGCGGCGTCTGGTGCCGGTGACGGTTCGACGACCTGA
- a CDS encoding ABC transporter ATP-binding protein, whose protein sequence is MRSAAQPPLALMQGAVKRRAQGESVFELGVPALHVGPGELVAVVGDSGCGKSTLLDMLALVMEPTRVERFEMQFDPEAPATDVRALWASGAETRLAALRRDSLGYVLQTGGLLPFLSVADNIALPARVKGLPSPDRAAAELARRLGLDGCLRRMPDALSIGQRQRVAILRALLHGPRLVLADEPTAAVDKARAVAIFTDLQALARERGVAVVVVTHDVELIGAHADRTYGFRMEQVSEQETRSQCFEAA, encoded by the coding sequence GTGCGTTCCGCAGCGCAGCCGCCCCTGGCCCTGATGCAGGGGGCAGTCAAGCGCCGGGCACAGGGCGAGAGCGTGTTCGAGCTCGGCGTGCCGGCGCTGCACGTCGGCCCCGGGGAACTGGTGGCGGTGGTGGGCGACAGCGGCTGCGGCAAGAGCACGCTGCTGGACATGCTCGCGCTGGTGATGGAACCGACTCGGGTCGAACGCTTCGAAATGCAGTTCGATCCGGAGGCGCCGGCGACCGACGTGCGCGCGCTGTGGGCCTCGGGTGCGGAGACCCGGCTCGCGGCACTGCGCCGCGACTCCCTGGGCTATGTGCTGCAGACCGGCGGCCTGCTGCCGTTCCTGAGCGTTGCCGACAACATCGCGTTGCCGGCGCGGGTCAAGGGCCTGCCGAGCCCGGACCGCGCGGCGGCCGAACTGGCCCGGCGCCTGGGCCTGGACGGCTGCTTGCGGCGGATGCCGGACGCGCTGTCGATCGGCCAGCGCCAGCGCGTTGCGATTCTGCGCGCATTGTTGCACGGGCCCCGGCTGGTGCTGGCCGACGAGCCGACCGCGGCGGTCGACAAGGCGCGCGCCGTGGCGATCTTCACCGACCTTCAGGCGCTTGCGCGCGAGCGCGGCGTCGCGGTGGTCGTGGTCACCCACGACGTGGAGCTGATCGGCGCGCATGCCGACCGGACCTACGGCTTCCGGATGGAGCAGGTTTCCGAACAGGAAACGCGCTCGCAATGCTTCGAGGCGGCCTGA
- a CDS encoding zinc ribbon-containing protein: MNENDSLQDDRLEQAYGRMLQKVSEDLEALSDRSSVALNDLLENARKEVVDAEHLNADEADRVTEYVRRDLHDLGAFLESGTQDWRDWLRIDLALIEASLLNALNTVADRTKVELAHLAARAYRVGEWHTGEVTGPGELTCLSCGGTMHLSRVGKIPPCPHCRHTRFHRGGPAPEGSE; this comes from the coding sequence ATGAACGAGAACGACAGCCTGCAGGACGACCGCCTGGAACAGGCGTACGGCCGGATGCTGCAGAAGGTGTCCGAGGATCTGGAGGCGTTGTCCGACCGCAGTAGCGTGGCGCTGAACGATCTGCTGGAAAATGCCCGCAAGGAAGTGGTCGATGCTGAACACCTCAACGCCGACGAGGCGGACAGGGTCACCGAATACGTGCGCCGGGATCTGCACGACCTGGGTGCGTTCCTGGAATCGGGGACGCAGGACTGGCGCGACTGGCTACGGATCGACCTGGCATTGATCGAGGCCAGCCTGCTGAACGCGCTGAACACGGTCGCCGACCGAACCAAGGTGGAACTGGCGCATCTGGCCGCGCGCGCCTACCGCGTCGGCGAATGGCACACGGGCGAGGTCACCGGGCCCGGCGAGCTCACCTGCCTGTCCTGCGGCGGGACCATGCACCTGTCCCGGGTGGGCAAGATCCCGCCCTGCCCGCACTGCCGGCACACCCGTTTCCACCGCGGGGGGCCGGCGCCGGAGGGGTCGGAGTAA
- the ybeY gene encoding rRNA maturation RNase YbeY, with the protein MLEVQAQYALGRAGWPAPATLHRAARAAWRGSGPAQVTLRVVDADEGRALNQAFRGRARATNVLSFPALGANPGYLGDIVLCAPVLADEAREQHKSLAAHFAHMVVHGMLHLQGMEHERAAEAEAMEAIEREILAGLGYPDPYAEPA; encoded by the coding sequence ATGCTTGAGGTGCAGGCGCAGTACGCACTGGGCCGCGCTGGCTGGCCCGCGCCCGCCACGCTGCACCGCGCCGCCCGCGCGGCCTGGCGCGGCAGTGGGCCGGCACAGGTGACGCTGCGCGTGGTGGACGCCGACGAGGGTCGGGCGCTCAACCAGGCGTTCCGCGGCCGTGCGCGTGCGACCAATGTCCTGTCGTTCCCGGCGCTGGGCGCGAATCCGGGCTACCTTGGCGACATCGTGCTGTGCGCGCCGGTGCTGGCCGATGAGGCCCGGGAGCAGCACAAATCGCTCGCAGCCCATTTCGCGCACATGGTGGTGCACGGCATGCTGCACCTGCAGGGCATGGAGCACGAACGCGCCGCCGAGGCCGAGGCCATGGAAGCGATTGAGCGCGAGATCCTTGCCGGTTTAGGCTATCCGGACCCCTATGCGGAGCCCGCGTGA
- the miaB gene encoding tRNA (N6-isopentenyl adenosine(37)-C2)-methylthiotransferase MiaB has translation MTYPSDTPEVRAAPEPPAAIRRVYIQTHGCQMNEYDSGRMFDALRELHGAELTDDPAAADLLLLNTCSIREKAQEKVFSLLGRWRALKERRPGVIIGVGGCVASQEGAALRSRAPFVDLVFGPQTLHRLPALIRQVQCTRAPVVDISFPEIEKFDRLPEPRATGASAFVSVMEGCSKYCSFCVVPYTRGEEISRPFDDVIAEVVGLAAQGVKEINLLGQNVNAYRGPMHDGEMADLALLIHYVAAIDGIERIRFTTSHPVEFSDRLIQAYADERKLVSHLHLPVQSGSDRILAQMKRGHTVLEYKSKIRRLRELRPDLDLSSDFIVGFPGETDADHAATLRLVEELNFDFSFSFIYSPRPGTPAAALPDDVPLAVKKARLQELQALIESQGRARNRTMVGGSERVLVEGRSRRDPSQLAGRTANNRVVNFEGPAAWIGRMVDLRITEAQPHSLRGIPVCGGAAARGQRPPAHVAESR, from the coding sequence ATGACGTACCCTTCTGATACACCGGAGGTGCGGGCCGCACCGGAGCCGCCCGCGGCGATCCGCAGGGTCTACATCCAGACCCACGGCTGCCAGATGAACGAATACGATTCGGGGCGCATGTTCGATGCGCTGCGCGAACTGCACGGCGCCGAGCTGACCGACGACCCGGCCGCGGCCGACCTGCTGCTGCTGAACACCTGCTCGATCCGCGAGAAGGCGCAGGAAAAGGTGTTCTCGCTGCTCGGGCGCTGGCGCGCGCTGAAGGAGCGCCGCCCCGGAGTGATCATCGGCGTCGGCGGCTGCGTGGCCAGCCAGGAGGGTGCTGCGCTGCGCTCGCGTGCGCCGTTCGTCGATCTGGTGTTCGGGCCGCAGACCCTGCACCGCCTGCCGGCGTTGATCCGGCAGGTACAGTGCACCCGCGCGCCCGTGGTCGATATCAGTTTCCCCGAGATCGAGAAGTTCGACCGCCTGCCCGAGCCGCGCGCGACCGGTGCCAGCGCGTTCGTGTCGGTGATGGAGGGCTGCAGCAAGTACTGCAGCTTCTGTGTCGTTCCCTACACTCGTGGCGAGGAGATCAGCCGCCCGTTCGACGACGTGATCGCTGAGGTCGTCGGCCTCGCCGCCCAGGGGGTCAAGGAGATCAACCTGCTGGGGCAGAACGTGAACGCCTACCGGGGCCCGATGCACGACGGTGAGATGGCCGATCTGGCGCTGTTGATCCACTACGTGGCCGCAATCGACGGTATCGAGCGGATCCGCTTCACCACCTCGCATCCGGTCGAATTCTCCGACCGCCTGATTCAGGCCTACGCTGACGAGCGGAAGCTCGTCAGCCACCTCCACCTGCCGGTGCAGAGCGGCTCCGACCGCATTCTGGCGCAGATGAAGCGCGGCCACACGGTGCTCGAGTACAAGTCGAAGATCCGCCGCCTGCGTGAACTGCGGCCGGACCTGGACCTGTCCTCGGACTTCATCGTCGGCTTCCCCGGCGAGACTGATGCCGACCATGCAGCGACTCTGCGCCTGGTCGAGGAACTGAACTTCGATTTCTCGTTCAGCTTCATCTACAGCCCGCGGCCCGGCACCCCGGCCGCCGCGCTCCCGGATGATGTGCCGCTGGCGGTGAAAAAGGCCCGGTTGCAGGAATTGCAGGCGCTGATCGAGTCCCAGGGGCGGGCGCGCAACCGTACAATGGTCGGCGGATCGGAACGGGTGCTGGTCGAAGGCCGCTCGCGCCGCGACCCGTCGCAACTGGCCGGACGCACCGCGAACAATCGCGTCGTCAATTTCGAGGGCCCCGCGGCGTGGATCGGGCGGATGGTCGATTTGCGGATTACCGAGGCGCAGCCGCATTCTCTGCGGGGTATACCCGTTTGCGGCGGCGCCGCGGCGCGGGGCCAACGTCCCCCGGCCCATGTCGCAGAATCGCGCTGA